The Salmo salar chromosome ssa06, Ssal_v3.1, whole genome shotgun sequence sequence gtgtccacatcaccaacggtctatcatggtccaaacacaccaagacagtcgtgaagagggcacgacaaaaccttttcaccctcaggagactgaaaagatttggcatgggtcctcagatccacaaaaagttctacagctgcaccattgagaacatcctgaccggttgaatcactgcctggtatggcaactgctcggtatctgaccgtaaggcgctacagagggtagtacgtacggcccagtacatcactggggctaagcttcctggaatccaggacctatataataagcggtgtcagaggaaagcccataaaattgtcagacactccagtcatagactgttttctctgctaccgtacagcaagcggtaccggaacaccaagtctaggaccaaaaggttgCTTAACAGCTtcgtagtcacttcacccctacctacatgtacaaatcacctctgacctgtacccccgcacactgactcggtaccggtaccccctgtatatagcctcgttattgtgttcCTTTttatactttagtttatttggtaaatattttcttaactctttttgcactgctgtaagcatttcacagtaaggtcaacatttgttgtatttggcgcatgtgacaaagtttgatttgaaaatagctgtgcagcgacactccccatccaacctgacagagcttgagaagatctgcaaagaatgggagaaactcccctaatacaggtgtgccaagcttgaagcgtcaAACCCAAGACTTGAAGCTTtaaatcgctgccgaaggtgcttcaacaaagtactgagtaaagggtctgaatacttatataaatgtgtcaTTTAAGTAAATTTGcaatcatttctaaaaacctgtttttgctttgtcattatgtggtattgtgtgtagatcaatgagggaaaaaaactattgaatacattttagaataaggctgaaatgtaacaaaatgtcaaaagtcaaggtctgaatgctttccgaatgcactgtacatattttAGAGAAAACTTACTGGATGATGAAATCTGATCCTTTATGTGTACATGTGTTTCAACGCTCTCCAGATTACTTAATGGTTTGTGCGGAGATGGATAACTAAGTGTTACTTTCAGCCATCCGTCATGACACAGAAAGAAATAAGACCGacacacaaagaaaaaaaaattccTAGGCATTTATTTTCTGATACAATGTTCAAACCTACTGTGTGTATGGTTCAAATACAGTCTGAAAAGATGGACAGATGTCTAAATTACATCTTGAGACATGAATCAAGCCGTCTTACATGTTTCAAACTTAGATAGGCCCTATTCTGGTAATTTTATTTGCCCTGAAGTAAAATGTGCACACAACATTTAAAATCGTTCCATTAGTCCCCAATCCCATTTCTTTTCAGGACTTCAAAAGATAGGCTATAGTCGTACAGTCTCTTATAATCTCCCTTTCCTTTAAGCTCATGAAAttgagtgacaaggagttggcaagagagcagaaacagactggcactcaggctataaGTATACTAGCTAGGTTGTATCTGCTATTGTAAAGTAGGAACAGCCAAAGCATTGGCTAGGCAGTCAGATATGTAAATGACATAACAGTTGAGCAGAAATTGTTAGCATCTTATCTGTATACAAAATGTTAACCATATTGCTTCCTTTTGCACAATTAAATAATAATTGAGACAAACAATTTAATAGCCTTCATTGTTTACATGTTATATGACACAGCATTGTCTTGTTTAAATATTGTGAGCAAATCAGCAATTGCTATGATAAACAGATGCTTGACAAATTAAAAAGGAGAGCtagagcagacctgggttcaaatcttatttgaaataatttcacaTACATTATCTGTGGTTGCTTGAGCTTGCCTGGCTACATGTCCCAATATAATAAcaccaaaacaaaaaacaactgGCATCCCAGGCAGACTAGAGCAAaaacaaagtatttgaaagattttaaatagtatttgaacccaggtctgatataGTGCCTCTCCTCTGGGGAGGTTTGGATACAATACTCCCATTCTAAAAAATGTAGTACACTCTAGAGTCAATTCAAAGTAATAGAAGACACCTTGGGAGGTGTTGTGGTGGTGAGTCAACCCCGTCCTCCACAGGAATGCAAGTTACCCTCATTGTAAACCAAGCCCTCTTTGAAGCCCACGGTAAAGAGAAAGTCAGTTTGTTGCCAGCTAGGGTGTGAGGTCAGGTGATAGGAGGGGCGGTTGACTCACTCGACTCAGGGGGGTGGTGGGGCTGGGGAGGTTAAGGTTAGTTTTGTCACAGCTCGTAGTCAAACTTGTACTCGTTGGTCAGGTAGACCCTGCGGAAGATGAGGGCAGCCAGGAGCAGGGCGAGCACCACGATGAGCACCACAGAGCCCGCATGGCTGGTGTCCTGAGGAGGGTGGGGGGCGGCGGTGTGGGGGAAAGTGGGCCTGCTGGGGGGCTCTATCTGGTCTCTCTGTTGCTGCTGGGCCCGGCGCTGGTGGGTGCTGGGGGCTGGGGGACTCGTCTCCTCCTCACGGGGAGGTGGAGCCGCCTCGGCCTGCAGGGAGCACAGCATAGCATATTCAGGATCAGACAgtggaccaacacacacacacacactttgggcCATCTTCCTAGAAGCACATCGGTTTTTCCCACCACCAAAGACATGGTGTTACTTCACAGCAAAACGTGTTTAATTCATGAGCTTCTCAGCAAATGTGCATATAACAGTTGGTTTTGGGAATAACACTTAAGTTGCAGCCATGAAAATACACTAAGGTCATAGCAACTAAAAAGGCTACCATTGATTGTTTTGAAGGGAGAACAGTCTTACTTAAAGTTGCTTTAAAGGTGATGACTAAACAGAGAGCAATAGGGTACAGCTCAACCTCACTCCTCCTGGTTAGGGGATGGCTGCAGGCCAGGGAGGGCTGgcgagcagagagacagacattggGACAGAGTAGGGAGCAGTGAACAACACGCTATAATCCTGCCTATATCACTCTGTTCAGTTTGACATAGGAAGAGCAAGGCAGACCGTGATGATGCAGTCAAGGTGTGGGATAACCACAGAACCAGAATGGTCCCTCTCCCGGCCCTCTCCCGGTTACGTCGGTCGTTTGTTACTGCATCCAGCAGCAGACGGTAAGTCGATTTTTTTGACTATCCCCGCTCTTTCTCTCCTACTCAGGTCAGTCCAGTTCAGAGGGATTGAATCCAAATCCACATAGACTTATGTATGAAGAAACATAATCCCTTCATTCATCTTCACCATGCTTGGAAACTGCAATCTCAAAAATCGCCATCATCATTTCCAAATAAATAATTAtgctattaaataacacattataacactagcTGTAAATCGTTGTCATAGGGGACTGCTAGAAAGTGGCATCATGCCTCACTGGCAGCGAGTTGGTGCACAGTGAAGAACCTGGAGGGCCAGAGAGCAGAGTGCTGCCTGCACCGTCATCATACAGTATGATTACCTCCCGAGCCATTAAAcacattgatttaaaaaaataaagtgcTGTTCACTGATTGAGTGACAGAGGCTGATGCAGCACACTGGAGCCACGACATTACATAAAGCACTATGAGAGATTAGGGATCATTTACGGGGTAACAACGTTGCCATGTTCTCCCTTTTATACCCCATTCTGGAGCCTCGGGACACCCCCCCCGGGACACCCCCGCCACTCCTCTCATAAATAACTCTCATTTAATGGCTCGGGAATAATAACGACAACGTCGCCGGAGAAAACAGTCTTCGGGACGTCGTCTGCGACAAGGTGGCACAATTGTGTGCAACCATGCCAACTACGCAACCATACCAACCTCTTCTATAGCAAACACACAAATAATCCCCTAGTATAGCAAATATATTCAGTATGCAGTTGTTCCTCTGCCCACGTAGGTGGCAGAGATTGCTTATTAAAATGTGTGTAGGTGGGAGGTTTGTGGTGCAGGGTAATCTCATCCACCAGCCGGCTCGCTCTCACTTTCCAACTGTCTGTTTTCACAGTGCCTCAGAAATGGACTTGAATGGAACCCATGTCAGGAGCAGGAAAAAGTGCTGCTGGATTTTAATTGGCTGATTTCACAGTCCGTCACCAGCTACTATAACACTGATGGTGTTCCTCACCTGCTCAGCCTGGgcgttctcctcttcctcctgtctccccGAGGAGGATGTCTCTCCCTGGGGTTCTGCGGGGGGCTCACTCTCTGCCCCTGTGCCCTCACTGCCCTGCCTGGACTCTGCCTGCAGAAACGAACACACAGTTGACGGTTGCTGTCACACACAATGTACTCCAGCTCTTGTCAGCGGGCTGAGACAATATTCCTTGGGTGCAAAGCCCTATCTTTGCTGTATGTGACTGCTTGACTGCACAAATGGGTTGAGACATGGAAACACGTGTTTCATCCAGTTCTGACATCTGGTAAAAGGTTTTGAAGAAAACTGActcgactaaaatgtaaataaaacaacaCCACACCGTGGCTGGGGTAGTATTGTGGCTGGTAGGCAGTTGTACCTTGAAGTTGATCTGCTGGGCAAGCGCTTGGTCCTCTTGGTCCTCTGGGCTGGGGTTTGTGGGGGAGGGAGCCAGGAGAGCTAAGTGCATGGAGCAGCCACAAGTCTCACAGCAGAAGTCCTGGGATCTGTCAGAGGGTCAGCGAGAGCCAGTTACGGACAAAAGAGTTTACATTGAATTTTCTTGGTTTTCCTGGAGTCAAATGGATTAATCTGACAAGCCGGGTAGAGAAAATGTGACTCAATATATAAACTCAGTTTATAAATGATGGGAAATAATTCACCCCAGCAGTCCTCTAGTAGGCAAAAGAGGGCCTGGATTTGTGTTCGTTTAGTATTTAGTACGATCTGcccaggcagcagctactcttcctggggtccaaacaggaatAAAACAATGCATCATATTAAAACAATAGCctacatcataaataaaacaTCATACAAGACATTGTACATGTGTATAATGCACATTGCTCCTATATTAGTAATGTACAATATAAAATGTACAATATtgcaatgtgtgtgtatgtatgtcttttCACAGTCTGTGTGGTTCCTTGAGgtgttgttttatgttttttgttgttgggttTTTTTCGGTCAAATTTTACTGCTAGTTTGAGTTACTCGAGGTGgaagagagttccatgtagtcatggctctatatagtactgtgtgtttcctagcctctgttctggacttggggactgtgaagagacaccgGGTAGCATGTCTCGTATGGGTGtttgagctgtgtgttagctgtttgAACAGATAGTTTGTGACTTCAACACGTCAATACATCGCACAAAGAcaagtagtgatgcagtcaatatatcctctactttgagccaggagagattccaacagaacagctcccacaatcttattaTCCATGGAATATAACGTTGCGGATATAGTTCGGAATGACaatttgttcatgtttttttcaGAGCCCCCATACCGCACAAAAAGGATGAGGAAATTAAATATCATTGGTTGGGgataagtttctcaaaaacaagtaaAATAgctattaaaacttttttttaagcGTCTGTACtcttctataacatgccatttacatcaAATTCTCTGTTAACAATGTATTTTCATATTGAGGCAATGCAATTATAACAGTGTGGACTGCAAACATGTTCAACATGTTTAGCAAACATGGGGCAGGCTAACATTTGAATTGTAACAGACTAACATAACAGACTAACATTTGAATTGTAGTTGATGACAATGCAATACATAAAAGACCATAAATACACcacttgaagcaaccacatatttagccTTGGCGCAAGGTCTGATTGACCAGTGAGGGGCCAAGCTTCGACACacacaacttgtttattcatcaaaacctaGCAATTTCACACCACCGTGCCCATAATTCCAGTTGCGAAAATAacaaatatttctgacacaccctGAACCGAATCAATGACGCTACCACCAGCGCTAAGATTTACCATTGCgctaggtttgttaaaatagagctcGGAGTCGTTTGGCTGGAGCTCCAAGTACAACAATAGCAAACTTAAGAGAAACTTCTTGGAGATTTGGTTAGTCAAAGATGACCCAGACAATTTGACAAGACGTATGGATTGAAACTCATTATGTGAAGAAAATATTCAACTGTGGCTTGGAGAGCGATATTGACAGTTACAATTCCATCAACGAAGTAAAGCATGACATCCCAAGAGTTGCTGTTCTTTCAATGTACTTCCCCCCCCAACCAAAATCATGCTTTAATAGGCAGAAAAGACAACCATCTGAAATGTTTTCCTCCTAACTTCTGCATTATTAACACTTGTCATTACAGCAGTCTGGGAGCCAGCAAAACTTCCCTATAAGTTTACTTTTCTGTCAGGAAACAGAGCCAACTGAAAACTACGGATTATTCTCCTGTATCGCTGCTTCCTGCTGGGTGCCCCTGGCCCCGACGTTGACTGACAGCTTTCACAATTACCACAGGGCACGGAGACAACCAAGACGGGAGATCTGAATCAAAGCGAAGTTGCTCTCTCAGCCGCAGCCACGACAGCCTTTCGTGAAACGGGCCTTTCTTTCATCCGGAAGATAAATAGCCACGCAGGCAGGGTGTGCACTGGATATATTTATAGACAGGGATATGTTCCTGtgtcacatctcatcttcatGTGTTAATTAAACAGCCAGTTGTTAAAGACCCCTGTCCTGATATGTTAAATACAACAGACAGTCATCTGGGATGTGGTCCAAATAGCACCCGATTCCCTtgagagtgcactactttggaccagagccctttaaaaaaaaaaaaaaaaaggtaatagggtgccatttgggacgcaagcgCTGGACCCCTTGCTCTTTTGATACATCTCAAAGTCGGAGCTCGGTGCGAGTTTCTTCAGAGGGAGAGACCCGTAACAATGCGAGAAGAAGAGCATCAAGATGCCCAGACGTGTCAGCCAGAGACGCTTGCATAAGCATCGCTTTATGCTCAACTTTGTTGAGCAAATGCCTGCCAAACACCATATGTTCTGCATGTACAGCTAGTCCATCTAATTGTATGTAAAGCTAGTGCGTACCATACCAGTAtccaacatacatacatacaggcctaatgtgtgtattgtgtaatgaTGCGTATAAGGGTTAGGGACACATTGAAACAAAATGCAAACAGACATTTCACTCCAGACTGTTGTGAATCCCGGTTTCTCACTACATTGTTATCAGCACCACTCATCCATCCGTTAGTGCACACAGGGTAAATGCACTGGAAAGAGAGTAAACAGTGGAGAGCTCTAATCTATGTAATCTTACTTTTTGGCaagggctctcctctcctctggggtATAATCAAGAGATCCGATTGCACCCTCTCCTTTGGTTGGCATGAATCCGATTATAGCTATTAGTGCCGTTCTGactgaaagagaaaaaaaaagggagaaaaaaaaagttatgaaagacaaaaaaaaagaaaaaaataactcATACTGTCTGTCAACTCTTAACAGCAGAGGATAAGGTGAGTCGCTAAATCACACGAAATACCCCGGCACATTCTGTAAAGTTCGCCACTCATTTTACGTCTTGCGCTGCGGGAGGAATGCTTTGTCTTCTACTGCGTAAGCCTCGATTTACAGGACTTTCACACTCTGCAACTCCTCATATATCATTTCTCCAGCTGACATGACGGGACGCTTATAGCAACATgttcaggagacagagagagcttcTCTACATTTCAATGATATGGCtactttaaggggggggggggggttctcagAGCACCTGGATGTTGAATTGATGCAGAGCTCAAAACCCATGGATGATTTGAATGAactaactgtttttttttttaaaggctagAAAGGGTAaagaccacaacactttcacacaaaaaaatgtaGGGTATAATAAACAGCAATGAAATCAAGTCTAAAACATCAGCAGCAGGCTAACGGGAGGCAGAAAATAGTGAGAAAAGAGCTAGaagtaaagagaagagagaggttaaGGAGGCTTGCTAACCAGATCATGATTTAGTTGAAGAATGCTCTCAAGGTGATAGTCTGAATTCTCTCTCCACAAATTATTAAAACCAGTGAGTGTAGGCTCGTGTACTGAAAACACGCATAAGCTAGGAATCAATGTGGCAGGCCCTACGGGCAcactggttgtgtcccaaatagaaccctattcccttaatagtact is a genomic window containing:
- the ube2j1 gene encoding ubiquitin-conjugating enzyme E2 J1 isoform X1 gives rise to the protein MKEAAELRDPTDHYHAQPLEDNLFEWHFSVRGPPDSDFDGGVYHGRIVLPPEYPMKPPSIILLTPNGRFEVGKKICLSISGHHPETWQPSWSIRTALIAIIGFMPTKGEGAIGSLDYTPEERRALAKKSQDFCCETCGCSMHLALLAPSPTNPSPEDQEDQALAQQINFKAESRQGSEGTGAESEPPAEPQGETSSSGRQEEEENAQAEQAEAAPPPREEETSPPAPSTHQRRAQQQQRDQIEPPSRPTFPHTAAPHPPQDTSHAGSVVLIVVLALLLAALIFRRVYLTNEYKFDYEL
- the ube2j1 gene encoding ubiquitin-conjugating enzyme E2 J1 codes for the protein MENKYNLKSPAVKRLMKEAAELRDPTDHYHAQPLEDNLFEWHFSVRGPPDSDFDGGVYHGRIVLPPEYPMKPPSIILLTPNGRFEVGKKICLSISGHHPETWQPSWSIRTALIAIIGFMPTKGEGAIGSLDYTPEERRALAKKSQDFCCETCGCSMHLALLAPSPTNPSPEDQEDQALAQQINFKAESRQGSEGTGAESEPPAEPQGETSSSGRQEEEENAQAEQAEAAPPPREEETSPPAPSTHQRRAQQQQRDQIEPPSRPTFPHTAAPHPPQDTSHAGSVVLIVVLALLLAALIFRRVYLTNEYKFDYEL